A single window of [Clostridium] hylemonae DSM 15053 DNA harbors:
- a CDS encoding CRISPR-associated helicase/endonuclease Cas3 has protein sequence MEDPYIAHFREENGQITVQSVLEHNSNVAFLAEQNSSIEILSPIAGLIGTYHDAGKYLDAFQQYIEKNIEGKKTHRGEVNHSTAGGCLLEQFAAGTMETQMMEFPVYCHHGLSDALSGNGKILIDERLRQRENVQCVSERFYQFHDKQELENKFYESRKKIGEILTALHKYAQSLTQGERSLQKNFFVGMYERILLSLLIDADWSDTACFMENKKIEERIQKNHGRNRIWDECKRYFDVYMSRFSKDSKLSGMRTEILRQCLLQGKTDGTLYRLTVPTGSGKTLSSLGFALNHARVHHKKHIIYVAPYTSILEQNAEEIRKATGNPEIVLEHHSNIFYEGEEEQRRKELLAENWSSPIIVTTAVQFLNTLFSSSSKNIRRMNNICNSVIIFDEIQALPVRTIKLFNLAVNFLTGFGESTVVLCSATQPLLDRIMECSLNRPQNMIEPDKKYEDAFQRTTIHDKTKLTNLGLSAEELGEFILDRAQEEERVLAIVNTKKCAEATYKYLKKKCKDSDYLLFHLSTNMCPQNRQDVLNEIKEKLFEADRKIICVTTQLIEAGVDISFRCVIRSLAGLDSIVQAAGRCNRNKEVENGNVYVIKMSKEAENVSGLRDIVKAQEAMLSVLYQFEMRPSSFNDRLDSGKAIELYYSLYMSSRKEEMSYLVSADGRSDTLLNLLSTNSKVWSAVKRNNKDGHTFLRQAFKTAGDLFEVIPEDGKVDVVVEYDTAAKEQIRILCGQYVTLDEQQQAVRKLQKYTVGISDRMRQQLSNAVTTVCDDKRKILVLSENYYSHETGVSIEPVMEFINY, from the coding sequence ATGGAAGATCCTTATATTGCACATTTCCGCGAAGAGAACGGACAAATTACAGTCCAGTCTGTTTTAGAACATAATTCTAATGTTGCTTTCTTGGCAGAACAAAACAGTTCTATAGAAATATTATCTCCAATTGCCGGATTGATTGGAACGTACCATGACGCCGGCAAATATCTGGATGCTTTTCAACAATATATAGAAAAGAATATCGAAGGCAAAAAGACGCACCGGGGTGAAGTGAATCATTCAACCGCGGGCGGCTGTCTGCTGGAACAGTTTGCGGCTGGAACCATGGAGACACAGATGATGGAATTCCCTGTTTACTGTCATCATGGTCTTTCCGATGCCTTGTCTGGAAACGGAAAGATATTAATAGATGAGCGATTGAGACAAAGAGAAAATGTTCAGTGTGTTTCGGAAAGATTTTATCAATTTCACGATAAACAAGAATTGGAAAATAAGTTTTATGAAAGCAGAAAAAAGATTGGAGAGATATTAACTGCCTTACATAAGTATGCACAATCTTTGACGCAAGGTGAGCGCAGTCTGCAGAAGAATTTTTTTGTCGGGATGTATGAACGGATATTGCTGTCCTTACTGATAGACGCGGACTGGTCAGATACCGCCTGCTTTATGGAGAATAAGAAGATCGAGGAGCGGATACAGAAGAATCATGGCAGAAACCGTATATGGGATGAGTGCAAAAGGTATTTTGACGTTTATATGAGCCGGTTTTCAAAAGATTCCAAACTGAGTGGGATGAGAACAGAGATTTTAAGACAGTGTCTGCTTCAGGGGAAAACGGACGGGACGTTATATCGGCTGACGGTTCCGACAGGTTCGGGTAAGACGTTAAGTTCCCTCGGATTTGCTTTGAATCATGCACGGGTACATCATAAAAAGCATATTATCTACGTTGCGCCATATACGAGTATTTTGGAGCAGAATGCAGAAGAGATAAGAAAAGCGACGGGAAATCCGGAGATCGTGCTGGAGCATCACAGTAATATTTTCTACGAGGGGGAAGAGGAGCAGCGGAGGAAGGAATTGCTGGCGGAAAATTGGAGCAGTCCGATCATTGTCACAACGGCAGTCCAGTTTCTGAACACCCTGTTTTCTTCATCGTCAAAAAATATACGCCGGATGAATAATATCTGTAACAGTGTGATTATTTTTGATGAAATACAGGCGCTGCCGGTAAGAACTATAAAACTGTTTAATCTGGCTGTTAACTTTCTCACCGGCTTTGGAGAGTCTACGGTAGTGCTCTGTTCGGCAACACAGCCGCTTCTGGACAGGATCATGGAGTGCAGCTTAAATCGCCCGCAGAACATGATAGAACCTGATAAGAAGTATGAGGATGCCTTTCAAAGGACGACGATACATGATAAAACAAAGCTTACGAATTTGGGCCTTTCGGCAGAAGAACTGGGGGAGTTTATTTTAGACAGGGCACAGGAGGAAGAGCGGGTATTGGCAATTGTGAACACGAAGAAATGTGCCGAAGCGACATACAAATATTTGAAGAAAAAATGTAAGGATTCAGATTACCTGTTATTCCATCTTAGTACAAATATGTGCCCGCAGAACAGGCAGGATGTATTAAACGAGATAAAGGAGAAGCTGTTTGAGGCAGACAGGAAGATCATCTGCGTCACAACTCAGTTGATCGAGGCAGGGGTGGATATCTCTTTTCGGTGTGTTATCCGTTCCCTTGCCGGATTGGACAGTATCGTACAGGCGGCGGGCAGATGTAACCGCAACAAGGAAGTGGAAAATGGAAATGTATACGTCATTAAGATGTCAAAAGAAGCAGAGAACGTATCGGGGCTGAGGGATATTGTAAAGGCGCAGGAAGCTATGCTAAGCGTACTGTATCAATTTGAAATGCGGCCGTCATCTTTTAATGACCGCCTGGACTCAGGAAAAGCGATCGAGCTCTATTATAGTTTATACATGAGCAGCAGGAAAGAAGAAATGAGCTATTTGGTTTCGGCAGACGGCAGGAGTGATACGCTGTTGAATCTGTTATCCACTAATTCCAAGGTATGGTCTGCCGTAAAAAGAAACAATAAAGACGGACATACTTTTTTAAGACAGGCATTTAAAACAGCGGGCGACCTGTTTGAAGTGATACCTGAGGATGGGAAGGTGGACGTGGTCGTAGAATATGATACGGCCGCAAAAGAGCAGATCAGGATACTCTGCGGTCAATATGTTACGCTGGATGAACAGCAGCAGGCTGTGAGAAAGTTACAGAAGTATACCGTAGGCATTTCGGATCGGATGAGGCAGCAGTTAAGTAATGCAGTCACAACTGTCTGCGATGATAAGAGAAAGATATTGGTTTTAAGTGAGAACTATTACAGCCATGAAACAGGAGTTTCTATAGAGCCGGTAATGGAATTTATCAATTATTAA
- a CDS encoding YesL family protein, translating into MKARTGAYSYCTFPGLQAEVLILGNNIIIRILTRIFDLMILNILWLVCSVGIITIGASTTALYSVMLKIVRNEEGYIVRDFFKAFRENFRQSTVIWMVLLAVGMLLLADTAILHRMQGGAGLIGTMVFYIIVFFYFMEIIFVFPLIAKFENTTGSMIKNAILIPASRLPYAVMVLVMTGACVLLTFLDHRTIIAGIGIWSVIGAALLSYVNCFLIMKIFEPYL; encoded by the coding sequence ATGAAAGCAAGGACGGGGGCGTACTCATATTGTACGTTCCCCGGCCTGCAGGCAGAGGTGCTTATATTGGGAAATAATATTATCATAAGGATACTGACACGTATATTTGACTTAATGATATTAAATATATTATGGCTAGTGTGTTCTGTTGGGATCATCACGATAGGTGCTTCCACAACAGCCTTGTATTCGGTTATGCTGAAGATCGTCAGAAATGAGGAAGGCTACATAGTCCGGGATTTCTTTAAGGCATTCCGTGAGAACTTCAGACAGAGCACAGTTATATGGATGGTGCTGCTGGCGGTGGGAATGCTGCTCCTGGCAGATACCGCGATATTGCACAGAATGCAGGGAGGCGCGGGCCTTATCGGAACGATGGTATTTTATATCATTGTGTTTTTTTATTTCATGGAAATCATATTTGTATTTCCGTTAATTGCAAAGTTTGAAAATACAACAGGCAGTATGATCAAAAATGCTATACTGATCCCTGCCTCCAGGCTTCCATATGCGGTAATGGTTCTGGTGATGACAGGAGCATGCGTGCTTCTTACTTTTTTAGATCATCGGACAATCATAGCCGGGATAGGCATTTGGAGTGTGATAGGGGCAGCACTTTTGTCTTATGTGAATTGTTTCCTTATCATGAAGATCTTTGAACCATATCTTTAA
- a CDS encoding sugar phosphate isomerase/epimerase family protein codes for MTEVKHLKESQILTSNYPYYKYSLDYSLKSLQRMGAGPIEFYACYPHFHLDDVSYWDVKRITKKLADAGLNVVCFTPEQCMYPVNIAALDVNARKRSLDIFKKSIRYGAEMGAEFVVTLAGYGTLDEEESCAWRRSAESLGILGDLAESCGVKLVLETSPREYTTTHNSKDVVRMIHETGSSAVKGMIDTATLGFSGETMEQAVEDLEGQLAHVHVADGIPNGHLVLGEGRLDIQHMLKKLDDAAYKGPLSLEILNDKYIRTPHEAMETSFKRLKEYINNC; via the coding sequence GTGACAGAAGTGAAGCATTTGAAAGAGTCACAGATATTGACATCTAATTATCCTTATTATAAATATTCATTGGATTATTCGTTGAAGTCTCTGCAGAGGATGGGGGCCGGACCGATCGAGTTCTATGCGTGCTATCCTCATTTTCATCTGGATGATGTGAGCTATTGGGATGTAAAGCGGATCACAAAGAAGCTGGCGGACGCCGGACTGAATGTCGTCTGCTTTACTCCGGAACAATGCATGTATCCTGTCAATATTGCAGCTCTGGATGTGAACGCGAGGAAGAGAAGCCTGGATATATTTAAAAAATCGATCCGGTACGGGGCTGAGATGGGGGCGGAATTTGTAGTTACTCTGGCAGGTTACGGGACGCTTGACGAGGAGGAGTCCTGTGCATGGAGAAGATCCGCAGAATCGCTTGGTATACTGGGTGATCTGGCAGAAAGCTGTGGCGTGAAGCTCGTGCTGGAAACCTCGCCAAGAGAATACACGACGACACATAATTCTAAGGATGTTGTCCGGATGATTCATGAAACTGGCTCCTCTGCTGTCAAAGGTATGATAGATACGGCAACACTGGGCTTTTCAGGGGAGACAATGGAACAGGCGGTAGAAGACCTGGAGGGACAATTAGCCCATGTCCATGTGGCAGATGGAATTCCGAACGGTCATCTTGTCTTAGGAGAAGGCCGGCTTGATATACAGCATATGCTCAAGAAGCTGGACGATGCCGCGTACAAGGGCCCGCTGAGCCTGGAGATACTGAATGATAAATATATACGCACGCCTCACGAGGCTATGGAGACATCCTTTAAAAGACTAAAAGAATATATAAATAACTGTTGA
- a CDS encoding carbohydrate ABC transporter permease, translating to MKKTVTHAAAYIFFVLFAIIIILPLVWMIVTGFKTNQELFLSPFSLPGQWMWENYVDAWKQGIGIYLSNSVIITVAATVLSTFVSCLAAYPLARLNFKAKKLWIYIILGGLMLAPQSSVISLFKMVKIAGLYDTRTSLILIDAAFRIPFATFLIMTFYKSISYSLDESAYMDGATTWQIFCKIIAPLSKPIIASCAIVSFRAVWNELMFANIMLQSTAKKTVPVGLMNFQGMTTTNWTLVVASMVIASLPLVIAFLLLQKQFVRGLTAGSVKG from the coding sequence ATGAAAAAAACAGTTACACATGCGGCGGCATATATATTTTTCGTCCTATTTGCGATCATTATCATACTCCCTCTTGTCTGGATGATCGTCACAGGTTTTAAAACGAACCAGGAGTTGTTCCTGTCCCCATTTTCTCTGCCCGGGCAGTGGATGTGGGAGAACTACGTGGATGCGTGGAAACAGGGGATCGGCATTTACCTGTCAAACAGCGTGATCATTACGGTGGCAGCTACGGTACTGTCTACGTTCGTCAGTTGTCTGGCGGCATATCCGCTGGCACGCCTCAACTTTAAGGCAAAGAAGCTGTGGATATATATTATTCTGGGAGGATTGATGCTGGCGCCCCAGTCTTCAGTTATCTCGCTGTTTAAGATGGTCAAGATCGCAGGGCTTTATGATACGAGAACAAGTCTGATACTGATCGACGCAGCGTTTAGGATCCCATTTGCAACATTTTTGATCATGACATTTTATAAAAGTATCAGCTACAGTCTGGATGAGTCTGCATACATGGATGGGGCCACCACATGGCAGATTTTCTGCAAGATCATTGCGCCGCTCAGTAAGCCGATCATTGCGTCCTGCGCTATCGTAAGCTTCCGGGCCGTGTGGAACGAGCTGATGTTCGCGAATATAATGCTGCAGAGCACGGCGAAAAAGACAGTTCCGGTGGGACTTATGAACTTTCAGGGTATGACGACGACGAACTGGACTCTGGTGGTCGCAAGTATGGTAATAGCTTCGCTGCCGTTAGTGATAGCCTTTTTACTGCTGCAAAAGCAGTTTGTGCGGGGGTTAACGGCGGGAAGTGTGAAAGGATAG
- a CDS encoding carbohydrate ABC transporter permease produces MRKKNQKTIGLYLFPALLMVIVILYLPIFINLYESFFSWGAMSTRHDFVGLANYIKMFKDEVFYVALKNNLIFTVMSVIFQIGIALIIANVLECKFMRKTQNFFRSIYFVPSLLMVTVVGIAFKMIASPSIGVINPLLEWIGIDASKIDLLGNAGSATFAIAAMSQWQYVGYTVILFIVAIQNIPAELYEAADIDGANAVKKFFYITVPEIKDTILINTIITVTGSIREYDEVFVTTNGGPGYASETLATYLYKAGFRNDQMGYASALAFFIFIVTFIIGLAQMRGYRLDDQQ; encoded by the coding sequence GTGAGAAAAAAGAACCAGAAGACTATAGGTCTATATCTTTTTCCGGCGCTTCTCATGGTGATCGTGATCCTGTATCTCCCGATATTCATTAACCTGTATGAGAGCTTTTTCAGCTGGGGCGCTATGAGTACGAGGCATGATTTTGTCGGGCTTGCGAATTACATCAAGATGTTTAAAGATGAAGTATTTTATGTGGCTCTTAAGAACAATTTGATCTTTACGGTGATGTCGGTCATATTCCAGATCGGTATAGCGCTCATTATTGCCAATGTGCTGGAGTGTAAATTCATGAGAAAGACGCAGAATTTCTTCCGGTCCATATATTTCGTCCCATCCCTTTTGATGGTGACGGTTGTGGGGATCGCATTTAAGATGATCGCAAGCCCCTCTATCGGGGTTATAAATCCACTTCTTGAATGGATCGGCATCGATGCGTCCAAGATCGACCTGCTGGGAAATGCGGGGAGCGCCACCTTTGCCATTGCGGCAATGTCCCAGTGGCAGTATGTGGGTTACACGGTGATCCTGTTTATCGTGGCGATACAGAATATACCGGCAGAGTTGTATGAAGCGGCAGATATTGACGGAGCAAATGCAGTAAAGAAGTTCTTCTATATTACTGTTCCGGAGATAAAGGATACAATACTGATCAATACGATCATTACAGTGACAGGATCTATCAGGGAATATGATGAGGTGTTCGTTACGACCAACGGCGGTCCGGGATATGCGTCAGAAACCTTGGCGACATATTTATATAAGGCAGGATTTAGAAATGACCAGATGGGGTATGCATCGGCGCTCGCGTTTTTTATCTTTATTGTAACATTTATCATAGGATTGGCTCAGATGAGAGGATATCGTCTGGACGACCAGCAGTAG
- a CDS encoding ABC transporter substrate-binding protein: MKRRILAVVMMMAVTVSLIAGCGGKDKDAGDGKIKLTFLDKHPEDEYKGYFEQAVADFEEAHPDVDIEYENISDQAIKEKLSVLAAGGDLPDIFFAWGGECLNRFSRAGRTLDLTPYMEEDPKWRDSFLPSFLSSSVYEDKNYAVPYRSSVLYMLYNKKVFADNNLEVPETWDEFINVCDTLKGKDITPIAFGNSDKWYTMWYVGQFNASYVDAGTRTDDYNPSSGEFTDPGYVKSVQTFLDLNDNGYLGTNVNSKDYYQVREEFAAGMYGMILDATSQFSFYTDAMGDDGYGYFKIPIPTDAAGDEASTIVTGGSENYAVSADCKHPDEAVEFLKFMTSKEQALKQTKETGLPNALIGGITAENSDPVIAAAYETAEDYTAIAEWLDQCVDGNVANTYMASLQEGLDGKSAQDIVKDVQKAAKDAADSSK; encoded by the coding sequence ATGAAGAGAAGGATTTTAGCAGTAGTTATGATGATGGCTGTGACAGTTTCCCTGATCGCCGGGTGCGGCGGTAAAGACAAAGATGCAGGGGACGGTAAGATCAAGCTGACGTTCCTGGACAAGCATCCGGAAGATGAATATAAGGGATATTTTGAACAGGCAGTCGCTGATTTTGAAGAGGCCCACCCGGATGTTGACATTGAATATGAGAATATCAGCGATCAGGCAATTAAAGAGAAGTTAAGCGTGCTGGCGGCAGGAGGAGATCTGCCGGATATCTTCTTTGCCTGGGGCGGAGAATGTCTGAACCGTTTTTCACGCGCGGGAAGGACTTTAGACCTGACGCCGTATATGGAGGAAGATCCCAAGTGGAGAGACAGTTTTCTTCCGTCATTTTTAAGCAGCAGTGTATACGAAGATAAAAACTATGCGGTTCCATATAGAAGCTCTGTGCTGTACATGCTTTATAATAAGAAAGTGTTTGCGGATAATAATCTGGAAGTACCGGAAACATGGGATGAATTTATTAATGTATGCGACACATTAAAGGGAAAAGATATCACTCCGATCGCATTTGGCAACTCTGACAAATGGTATACCATGTGGTATGTGGGCCAGTTTAATGCCAGCTACGTAGATGCCGGGACGAGGACAGACGACTACAATCCTTCATCCGGAGAATTTACAGATCCTGGCTATGTCAAATCCGTACAGACTTTTCTCGATCTGAATGATAATGGGTATCTTGGAACGAATGTCAACTCCAAAGATTATTATCAGGTGCGTGAAGAATTTGCGGCAGGAATGTATGGAATGATCCTTGACGCGACAAGCCAGTTTTCTTTCTATACGGACGCTATGGGCGATGACGGCTATGGATATTTTAAGATTCCAATTCCGACTGATGCGGCAGGTGATGAAGCATCTACGATCGTGACGGGCGGATCTGAGAACTACGCGGTCTCGGCAGACTGCAAGCATCCCGATGAGGCTGTTGAGTTTCTGAAGTTTATGACATCCAAGGAACAGGCGCTGAAGCAGACGAAAGAAACCGGACTTCCGAATGCGCTGATCGGAGGTATCACAGCAGAAAATTCAGATCCTGTGATCGCGGCAGCATATGAGACGGCAGAAGATTATACCGCGATCGCCGAGTGGCTGGATCAATGTGTGGACGGAAATGTGGCAAATACATATATGGCAAGTCTGCAGGAGGGCCTGGACGGCAAGTCTGCACAGGACATTGTAAAGGACGTGCAAAAGGCGGCAAAGGATGCTGCAGATTCCAGTAAATAG
- a CDS encoding PfkB family carbohydrate kinase encodes MGDKPRILGIGIATMDIYCHQRRMYPGGNEYNIAYNAGLLGADAGFMGVFADDMAGSILEQTLLDAGIDTSHSHHEKGSSGYALVDLKDGDRVFLDWNKKGVTDLYPFTFTEEEITYIKTYDIACISWGARVDKSRMKKLAGAGVPICYDFYDNFTAEDIDSISPYIKFAFFSCSHMSEEETKNILAACVRLGVRIAVGTRGGEPAIACDGSRFYTQEVFRVKAKDTMGAGDSYISAFLTNYLSAEADESFTAEDKITASLKKAAEFAAAVVVKDGSLGVGYDVDPNDLSKIINL; translated from the coding sequence ATGGGAGATAAACCAAGAATATTGGGAATCGGAATCGCGACGATGGATATCTACTGCCATCAGAGAAGGATGTATCCGGGCGGAAATGAATACAATATTGCCTATAATGCTGGTCTTCTGGGAGCAGACGCCGGTTTCATGGGTGTATTTGCAGATGATATGGCCGGTAGTATACTGGAGCAGACCTTGCTGGATGCCGGTATCGATACGAGTCATTCCCACCATGAAAAAGGATCCAGCGGATATGCGCTCGTAGATCTGAAGGACGGTGACCGCGTATTTCTCGACTGGAATAAGAAAGGGGTGACAGACCTGTATCCCTTTACCTTTACGGAGGAAGAGATCACATATATCAAGACTTACGATATTGCCTGCATCAGCTGGGGAGCCAGGGTAGATAAGTCCAGAATGAAAAAGCTGGCAGGAGCAGGCGTACCGATCTGTTACGACTTTTATGATAATTTTACAGCGGAAGATATAGACAGTATTTCTCCATATATAAAATTCGCGTTTTTCTCATGCAGTCATATGAGTGAAGAAGAAACAAAAAATATATTAGCAGCATGTGTCCGGCTTGGCGTCCGCATCGCGGTAGGGACAAGAGGAGGGGAGCCTGCCATTGCCTGTGATGGATCCAGATTCTATACGCAGGAGGTGTTTAGGGTCAAGGCTAAGGATACTATGGGCGCAGGAGATTCTTATATTAGTGCGTTTTTGACGAATTATTTATCGGCAGAGGCTGACGAGTCTTTCACTGCTGAGGATAAGATAACTGCTTCATTAAAAAAAGCGGCAGAATTTGCCGCTGCAGTGGTAGTAAAAGACGGTTCATTAGGTGTGGGTTATGACGTCGACCCGAATGATCTGTCGAAAATCATTAATCTTTAA
- a CDS encoding GntR family transcriptional regulator has translation MSAIEKANATPLYLQLKNKIKKEIRTGILKPGDKLPSESQMQQEYNMSRVTVRNAMEELTGEGYIIKVQGKGSFVAHTDMLRLPIGVTSFTEDAKMQGITLTSKVIKFGIEDIQTELDRRFFGDKTDGRILVLKRVRSADGVPVTIEENHMSPDLIDMKEEDLTGSYYDILINKYHMIPSNKGRRSVRITFADKEAAEYLDLSLGTPVIESEMCVFDMNGDAIHTVKDIVRGDNDRFLTWYV, from the coding sequence ATGAGTGCAATTGAAAAAGCAAATGCGACGCCGCTATATCTTCAGTTAAAAAATAAGATAAAAAAAGAAATAAGGACAGGAATATTAAAGCCCGGGGATAAGCTTCCGTCCGAATCACAGATGCAGCAGGAGTACAATATGAGCCGTGTCACCGTCCGCAATGCGATGGAGGAACTGACCGGAGAGGGGTATATCATAAAGGTACAGGGAAAGGGCAGCTTTGTCGCGCATACCGATATGCTCCGGCTTCCGATCGGGGTGACGAGCTTTACAGAAGACGCCAAGATGCAGGGCATAACCCTGACATCCAAGGTGATCAAGTTCGGGATCGAAGACATTCAGACGGAGCTGGACCGCAGGTTTTTCGGCGATAAAACAGATGGCAGGATACTTGTGCTTAAGCGGGTGAGAAGTGCGGACGGTGTGCCTGTCACAATTGAGGAGAATCATATGTCTCCGGATCTGATAGATATGAAAGAGGAAGATCTGACAGGGTCGTATTACGATATTTTGATAAATAAGTATCACATGATACCTTCCAATAAAGGGCGCAGAAGTGTAAGGATCACATTTGCCGACAAAGAGGCGGCAGAGTATCTGGATCTGTCTCTCGGGACGCCTGTGATCGAATCTGAGATGTGTGTGTTTGATATGAATGGTGACGCGATCCATACTGTGAAAGATATAGTCAGAGGGGACAATGACCGGTTTCTGACATGGTATGTGTAA
- a CDS encoding flavodoxin family protein, producing the protein MNITVINGTEKHGVTYRLKELFLAAFRDKANITEYYLPKDCPGFCTGCVSCTLKGEDSCKDAEYIGRIDQSLLEADLIVMTSPSYVFHATGATKALLDHFAYRWMPHRPASEMFGKRAVIITQCLGSGAKSAAKDIKHSLSWWGISKIGIFTGALMGDIVWEKLSQKKRAKLTGKIQKLSRKFAHIDYTKPAHTNLITKCKFSFCRIMQKSLHKSDPEYLDGKYWAQQGWLDSGRPW; encoded by the coding sequence ATGAATATTACAGTTATAAACGGGACAGAAAAACACGGCGTTACCTATCGTTTGAAAGAGCTGTTTTTAGCAGCATTTAGGGATAAAGCGAATATTACAGAATATTATCTTCCAAAGGATTGTCCGGGTTTTTGCACTGGCTGCGTGAGTTGTACATTAAAGGGGGAAGACTCTTGCAAGGACGCAGAATATATTGGTAGAATTGATCAATCACTTTTGGAAGCAGACTTGATTGTAATGACATCCCCCTCCTATGTGTTTCACGCTACGGGAGCAACGAAAGCATTGCTTGACCATTTTGCTTATCGGTGGATGCCGCATCGCCCTGCTTCTGAAATGTTTGGAAAGCGTGCAGTCATCATAACACAATGCTTGGGCAGCGGAGCAAAATCTGCGGCGAAAGATATTAAGCATAGTTTATCCTGGTGGGGGATTTCCAAAATCGGGATATTTACCGGTGCTTTGATGGGCGATATTGTTTGGGAAAAACTTTCCCAAAAGAAGCGAGCCAAGCTTACGGGAAAGATTCAGAAACTATCCCGTAAGTTTGCCCACATAGATTATACAAAACCTGCACACACGAACTTGATTACTAAATGCAAATTTTCTTTTTGCCGCATTATGCAAAAATCTCTACATAAATCCGATCCCGAATATCTTGATGGAAAATATTGGGCGCAGCAGGGGTGGCTCGATAGCGGCAGACCGTGGTAA
- a CDS encoding TetR/AcrR family transcriptional regulator: MDNKEAIIQAAMKLIEEKGERLEEITVREICKRANVGLGLVNYHFGNKDKLMEQCIECMINGTVEHFQNIREKTDGFTPFEKLEYLGNMTLDFLFEHYAVSKISVLTDMQSPKENDNTHRTYAAYLPLVAACRPDLDEAAIKRKTLYLITVMQQLFLRYEIISQTLGIDLTQKENRRSFHTQVLHDILEV, encoded by the coding sequence GTGGATAATAAAGAAGCAATCATACAGGCAGCAATGAAACTTATTGAGGAAAAAGGGGAACGCTTAGAAGAAATTACAGTCCGTGAGATATGCAAAAGAGCAAATGTCGGTTTAGGACTTGTGAACTATCATTTTGGAAACAAGGACAAACTGATGGAGCAATGTATTGAGTGTATGATAAACGGAACAGTTGAGCATTTTCAGAATATACGAGAAAAAACAGACGGTTTTACTCCTTTTGAGAAGTTGGAGTATCTTGGCAATATGACACTTGATTTTCTGTTTGAACATTATGCCGTTTCCAAGATTTCCGTTCTTACCGATATGCAGTCTCCGAAAGAAAATGACAATACCCATAGGACTTATGCGGCATATCTTCCGCTTGTTGCCGCCTGTCGCCCAGACCTTGATGAAGCGGCGATAAAGCGAAAGACGCTGTACTTGATTACCGTTATGCAGCAACTGTTCCTGCGATACGAAATCATATCGCAAACATTGGGGATCGACCTTACCCAGAAAGAAAATCGCAGGAGCTTTCATACACAGGTTTTACACGATATTTTAGAGGTATAA
- a CDS encoding GNAT family N-acetyltransferase produces the protein MKDLTDAISNPKIQNNLRDGLPYPYTEKDAEEYWGRGIMTNAVKQICEYVFEKSDIIRIYAEPFAYNTASCRVLEKAGFQYEGTLRNNAVKNGKIVDMKRYSLLKG, from the coding sequence GTGAAAGATTTGACTGACGCTATCTCAAACCCAAAGATACAAAATAATTTGCGTGATGGCTTACCATATCCTTATACGGAAAAGGATGCTGAGGAATATTGGGGGCGTGGCATTATGACTAATGCCGTCAAACAAATTTGTGAATATGTTTTTGAAAAAAGTGATATTATCCGTATCTACGCAGAGCCGTTTGCCTACAATACAGCGTCTTGCAGAGTACTTGAAAAAGCAGGCTTTCAGTATGAGGGTACATTGAGAAATAACGCTGTGAAGAATGGGAAAATTGTTGATATGAAGAGGTATTCCTTATTGAAAGGATAA